In Pseudobdellovibrionaceae bacterium, the following proteins share a genomic window:
- a CDS encoding acyltransferase, with protein sequence MLSFLPGSVVGCISTALCLLNVMIWVPTLYLVTFVKVILPLAAWRRLWSPVLVWIAETWISGNSAIVSLGQPIHWDIKGLENLSKKTSYFITCNHQSWVDIFVLQHIFNRKIPFIRFFLKQQLLYFPMLGLAWWALDFPFMKRYTPSQLLAHPELRGKDLEATRKACQRFRGVPVSILNFLEGTRFRPEKHERQNSPYRHLLRPKAGGFAYALEAMGDQFAAILDVTIVFPEGATKFWDLVTGRMRRIVVRVSQYEIPPRLRKGHYSDDPAYRQAAKDWVQELWERKDELMDHLGQSQPEPCLT encoded by the coding sequence ATGCTGTCTTTTCTTCCTGGTTCAGTTGTGGGGTGTATTTCCACAGCTCTTTGTCTTCTCAATGTCATGATTTGGGTGCCGACTCTGTATTTGGTGACCTTTGTGAAAGTCATCCTACCCTTGGCCGCCTGGAGACGTCTGTGGAGTCCAGTTTTGGTTTGGATAGCCGAGACCTGGATTTCCGGAAATAGCGCTATCGTGAGTTTAGGCCAGCCGATTCATTGGGACATTAAAGGCCTTGAGAACCTGAGCAAAAAGACATCTTATTTTATCACCTGCAATCATCAATCATGGGTTGATATTTTCGTTTTGCAGCACATCTTTAACAGGAAGATCCCGTTCATTCGTTTTTTTCTCAAGCAACAATTGCTTTATTTCCCGATGCTGGGTTTGGCCTGGTGGGCCTTGGATTTTCCCTTTATGAAAAGATACACGCCTTCTCAATTGTTGGCTCATCCAGAATTGAGAGGCAAAGATCTGGAGGCAACTCGAAAAGCCTGCCAGAGATTTCGGGGGGTCCCGGTTTCGATCCTCAATTTTCTTGAGGGCACTCGCTTTCGGCCGGAAAAGCACGAAAGGCAGAATTCACCCTATCGCCATTTACTCCGCCCAAAGGCTGGTGGTTTTGCCTACGCTCTGGAAGCCATGGGAGACCAATTTGCCGCTATTTTGGATGTGACGATTGTCTTTCCCGAGGGAGCCACCAAATTTTGGGATTTGGTGACAGGACGGATGCGGCGAATCGTGGTGCGGGTCTCTCAGTATGAAATACCTCCTCGCCTCCGCAAAGGCCATTACTCAGATGATCCAGCCTATCGTCAGGCAGCTAAGGACTGGGTCCAAGAGTTGTGGGAAAGAAAAGATGAATTGATGGATCATCTGGGGCAATCGCAGCCTGAACCTTGCCTGACCTGA
- a CDS encoding HAMP domain-containing histidine kinase encodes MSLRVTSLLFILCLLILGYTYGHGRIISRFLGESTEELADDVSHTLGKIAHRGRAVGELKLSDVIALREKFELVDPHEYFPLMAPEEEQLLGSLLEYAENCEPALTVDSRSPLVNKFFLWIQFQCGHVQSLGKEFFTSEPFLSPLGPSYVLLAMEHSKKDGLQLPDQAWKWTHVLESRSLLKHGVALGETEQLLAQLWPGQILAMEEQSPLIPGPELVGIRDGNGSYLFINGASFLRALQANYLQMISSQKMGCVRAGSYCLLRDLVSLEEDLQRFTRVAWASGAGAGFFFFLWVGVFLLGKRRAERERLLIMHTLTHELRTPTTSINLSLEKLREQFDHLDEESQGELLRMVDEVQRLQKVIYVSKDYLQTNASGPLRINCVPVESIDDLLLDVAEGFSGDVGVQRSGASKPWKVDPYWITICVENLVRNALTHGKPPVQISARVEGERGVIEVQDSGDLPEAALSAIGTPFSKSSESSGMGLGVSIVYRVAQAMGGNLVAKRSPTRFCIYIPGVECVEGGER; translated from the coding sequence ATGAGTTTGCGAGTTACTTCACTCTTGTTTATTCTCTGTCTGTTGATCCTCGGCTACACCTATGGTCATGGCAGAATCATCAGTCGATTTCTTGGGGAATCCACGGAAGAGCTGGCCGATGATGTGAGTCATACCCTTGGCAAAATTGCTCACCGAGGCCGAGCCGTTGGTGAGTTGAAACTGAGCGATGTTATTGCGCTGAGGGAAAAATTTGAATTAGTAGACCCCCATGAGTACTTTCCCTTGATGGCTCCGGAGGAAGAACAGCTTTTAGGCTCCCTGCTCGAATATGCAGAAAACTGTGAGCCCGCACTCACTGTCGACAGCCGCTCGCCTTTAGTGAATAAGTTTTTCCTCTGGATTCAGTTTCAATGCGGACATGTGCAATCTTTAGGTAAGGAGTTCTTCACGTCCGAGCCTTTTTTGAGTCCGTTGGGGCCAAGCTACGTTCTACTGGCAATGGAGCACTCGAAGAAAGATGGATTACAGCTACCTGATCAGGCATGGAAATGGACTCACGTTTTGGAGAGTCGAAGTCTACTCAAGCATGGAGTGGCTCTCGGTGAAACAGAACAACTTCTTGCCCAATTGTGGCCTGGACAAATTCTGGCCATGGAGGAGCAAAGTCCTCTCATTCCTGGGCCTGAGCTTGTAGGAATTCGCGATGGGAATGGATCTTATTTATTTATTAATGGTGCTTCATTTCTGCGGGCTCTCCAGGCTAACTATCTGCAAATGATTTCGAGTCAGAAAATGGGCTGTGTGAGAGCTGGGTCCTATTGCCTCTTGAGAGATCTAGTTTCCTTGGAAGAAGACCTCCAGAGATTCACCCGGGTGGCTTGGGCGAGTGGGGCTGGTGCGGGTTTCTTTTTCTTTCTGTGGGTTGGTGTCTTCCTTTTAGGAAAACGACGGGCCGAGAGAGAGAGGCTTCTCATTATGCATACTCTCACCCATGAACTGCGGACTCCGACCACAAGTATCAATCTCTCATTGGAAAAGCTGCGGGAGCAGTTCGACCATCTCGACGAGGAAAGCCAAGGTGAGCTGTTAAGAATGGTCGACGAAGTCCAGCGTTTACAAAAGGTCATCTATGTCAGTAAAGACTATTTGCAGACGAATGCCTCTGGGCCCCTGCGCATCAACTGCGTGCCGGTGGAGTCGATAGACGACTTGCTTCTTGATGTTGCTGAGGGTTTCTCAGGCGATGTGGGTGTGCAAAGATCTGGGGCATCCAAGCCTTGGAAAGTTGATCCCTATTGGATTACTATTTGCGTCGAGAATCTTGTTCGTAATGCACTCACTCATGGCAAACCCCCGGTTCAAATCAGCGCCCGTGTTGAAGGCGAGAGAGGCGTTATTGAGGTCCAGGATAGTGGAGACCTGCCGGAGGCAGCATTGTCGGCAATCGGGACACCATTTTCAAAGTCCTCAGAAAGCTCCGGTATGGGATTGGGAGTGAGTATTGTCTATCGCGTGGCTCAGGCTATGGGTGGAAACCTAGTCGCTAAAAGAAGTCCAACGCGATTTTGTATCTACATTCCTGGAGTCGAATGTGTAGAGGGTGGGGAGAGATGA
- a CDS encoding DUF2799 domain-containing protein — MVWRHLILLALSLSLSSCASYFLRKECNKTNWFSHGQKVAMSGKRLDADDYVKSCQKVEAEIHWGNLDRGFKSGMDDYCKPQSAYGVGKKGENFNYDMCSSSDVPKLKTAYNKGIVAYCKPDNGYRVGAQGQAYQNVCVEQDEEAFLKRYYEGRKVYLTTQIENKEAEIKALDAKIAEGERERNNLTFRLRRVPLVQKKAVTKASAGQQQLSPAEEAAIRQREELTDDIRRVERSIKSARNQQDSLRKEIGSLKTERNSLQ; from the coding sequence ATGGTATGGCGTCACCTGATCTTGTTGGCTCTGAGTTTATCCCTCTCCAGTTGTGCTTCCTATTTTCTGCGCAAAGAGTGCAACAAAACCAATTGGTTTTCTCATGGACAAAAGGTGGCCATGTCGGGCAAGCGCTTGGACGCTGACGACTATGTCAAGAGTTGCCAAAAGGTGGAGGCAGAGATTCATTGGGGAAATCTAGATCGCGGATTCAAATCCGGGATGGACGACTATTGTAAGCCGCAGTCGGCCTATGGAGTGGGAAAGAAGGGCGAGAACTTCAACTACGATATGTGTAGTTCCTCTGATGTCCCCAAACTGAAAACCGCTTATAACAAAGGGATTGTTGCTTACTGCAAACCCGACAATGGCTATCGAGTTGGAGCCCAGGGGCAGGCCTACCAAAATGTTTGTGTGGAACAGGACGAAGAGGCCTTTTTGAAGCGCTACTATGAAGGCCGAAAGGTTTATTTAACAACTCAAATTGAAAATAAAGAGGCCGAGATAAAGGCCCTTGACGCTAAAATCGCTGAAGGGGAGAGGGAAAGGAACAACCTGACCTTTCGACTTCGCCGTGTTCCCCTTGTTCAAAAAAAGGCGGTAACCAAGGCCTCGGCGGGGCAGCAACAGCTATCTCCGGCGGAAGAGGCAGCGATCAGGCAACGGGAGGAGTTGACTGACGATATCCGTCGGGTCGAGCGTTCTATTAAGTCCGCCAGAAACCAGCAAGATAGTTTGCGCAAAGAGATTGGAAGTCTCAAAACTGAACGCAACTCACTTCAGTAG